A single window of Candidatus Hydrogenedentota bacterium DNA harbors:
- a CDS encoding glycoside hydrolase family 127 protein, with product TTDYEICGEKASLEAARKAADYIIARWEAEPDRIPGNGEITTYMAVTCSEPAMLRLYKITGDKKYLEYCTRFRKLPEWDGPIVEGRWGQIAGHAYAYMSRAMAQLDLYRMEPDKKLLIPSRNAMTFLIEKEGLSITGTCGQHECWHSTQEGAANLGETCATAYLLRFCEDLMCMNGDGRYGDLMERAIYNALFAAQSPDGRKIRYYSPFEGPREYFKEDTYCCPCNYRRILAELPQLIYYQRENGVYVNLYTPSEAECPLPDGGVVKLKQDTSYPSGDTVTISVNVDTPRTFAIGLRIPIWCTDPEIKVNGEAVELSNKSPMPIHKTWRAGDRIELRFPMAPQLIQGRAAQSGRAAVMVGPTVFTLNRAVNPGLEKEDLRLITIDPKTLTGPFPDDSVRPGGMACKVKAWRTTEWYPFSAHTWELTLTEFPDPSGEATYFHVPNPNDETLRPDKLICLKGLEP from the coding sequence TCACGACGGACTACGAAATCTGTGGAGAAAAGGCGTCGCTGGAGGCTGCGCGCAAGGCGGCCGATTACATCATCGCGCGGTGGGAGGCGGAGCCGGATCGAATTCCTGGAAACGGCGAGATTACGACGTACATGGCGGTGACGTGCAGCGAGCCGGCCATGTTGAGACTTTACAAGATCACCGGTGACAAAAAGTACCTGGAGTATTGCACGAGGTTTCGAAAGCTCCCGGAGTGGGACGGTCCCATCGTCGAGGGTCGTTGGGGGCAAATCGCGGGACACGCGTACGCGTACATGAGCCGGGCGATGGCACAGTTGGATCTGTATCGGATGGAGCCCGATAAAAAGCTCCTTATCCCTTCGCGCAATGCAATGACGTTCTTGATTGAAAAGGAGGGCCTGTCAATTACCGGTACGTGCGGTCAGCACGAATGCTGGCACAGCACTCAGGAAGGTGCGGCAAATCTCGGCGAAACGTGCGCCACGGCATACCTGCTGCGCTTCTGCGAAGACCTGATGTGCATGAATGGCGACGGGCGGTATGGCGATCTTATGGAACGGGCAATCTACAACGCGCTGTTTGCGGCGCAATCGCCGGATGGCCGAAAGATCCGATACTACTCGCCTTTTGAGGGGCCCCGCGAGTATTTCAAGGAAGACACGTACTGCTGTCCATGCAACTACCGGCGAATTCTCGCGGAATTGCCTCAGTTGATCTACTACCAGCGGGAAAACGGGGTGTACGTCAACCTGTACACGCCATCGGAAGCCGAGTGTCCGCTTCCAGACGGGGGCGTGGTGAAGCTGAAGCAGGATACGTCGTATCCGTCGGGAGACACAGTGACGATCAGCGTGAACGTCGATACGCCGAGGACCTTCGCGATCGGCCTTCGCATACCGATTTGGTGCACGGACCCTGAAATCAAGGTGAATGGCGAAGCCGTGGAGCTCTCGAACAAGTCACCCATGCCCATCCACAAGACGTGGCGCGCGGGCGACCGCATCGAGTTGCGTTTCCCCATGGCGCCACAGTTGATCCAGGGGCGGGCAGCCCAGTCTGGCCGGGCAGCGGTGATGGTAGGTCCGACGGTATTCACTCTGAATCGTGCTGTCAACCCTGGGCTGGAGAAAGAGGACTTGCGCCTGATAACCATTGATCCGAAGACTCTCACCGGACCGTTCCCGGATGACTCGGTGCGTCCTGGCGGGATGGCGTGCAAAGTCAAGGCGTGGCGGACAACGGAATGGTATCCATTCAGCGCGCACACGTGGGAATTGACGTTGACGGAGTTCCCCGACCCCTCCGGGGAGGCGACGTATTTTCACGTGCCCAATCCAAACGATGAGACGCTTCGGCCCGACAAACTCATTTGCCTGAAGGGGCTGGAGCCCTGA